The Macrobrachium nipponense isolate FS-2020 chromosome 8, ASM1510439v2, whole genome shotgun sequence nucleotide sequence AGCGTTGAAAAATATTGTAACTAGCAAAAGAAAATCTAAATCCTTTGGGCACTTGATTGTAAGCAAGTTCTTTCATTGTATGCCATCTAGTTCTGAGGTTTATGAACAGGCCATGATAGAATTGCTAAGGATTTGAATATGCTGTTTGGTGCCAATGAGAAAGTTTTGGTGGCAAGCACAGACAACAGCCGTACACTTAATCCAGATAATTTCGAAATAGCATTCTCTTTAGGTAAGGCAACATGGCAACATCCCAAGGTCTGAGTAGCATCTGAGTAAGGCAAGTAGAGCATGTGAGACAGTGAGAGACTGTcacagcgcgcgcgcgcacgcacacacacacacagaagtggGCGGGGCCAATGGATAGATGGTCACTTGACATATCTGTCTTTGCAGTTTGTAGATAAGCAATAATCGTCCCTTAAATGTCTTACGATGACGACACTTGTTGACAAGCACCGTTTTCTTCGTATAAAAAATCGATTAATAATAACACTCCAGTTTATGGGGTTTAAATGTccttacaaataaacaaaaaacgctctttaaaagcttttttttatatgaaaagtgaaatgtggcttcaaatacccttaaaataaacaaaaaatagtcTTTAAAATGAGTCTCGTTCACTCGGACCTGGTGTGAACCTCCCCTAGACTCATCGCCTGGGCGTTGTCCTGGTATCTGGTGTTCTCAAACTGTTCAGGATCACCCGTAGGGTTGGCAGAGCGTCTTGACCTGAAATTGTGGGAAAAGGATGGAgacagtttaataataataataataataataatataataataataataataataaagtgaaaacCCATAATCCTAAAGCTTTTCGTCGTCGTGACCATGGTTCTTGCGCCCCCAGTTTACACAAATCAGAAATCAAATACGCTTATCTGCGTTTCATAGATTACTCAAGGAAATCCCCTGATATAGGCCTGATCAGTCTATTGTCATTGTTAATCTTGTAACTGAATTTAGAGGATTTCATTCTTCATATTGTGTACATCTttggtataaaatatatacatatttatgtgtaatatatatatatgtatatatatatatatatatatatatatatatatatatatatatatatatataatataatatatatatatatattatatatatatatgagttaactCGAACGATCTTCATTATTATACTTCGCATTCATACCTGCCATTGCTTTTGGGAATCTTGAACCGACTTGACCAGGGCCGAATGAACGCTATGATTAGGGCTACCAAGACCGCGACGAATAACAGGGAAAGCATCACTATAGTCACGACCAACTCCTGCTCGTCTTtctgaaaaggaaatataaagaaGATATTTTATAACCTCTCTCGAAGGTTTGAGAATATTATCGTACATATGTTTAAAGACGTGCTATAATAAGGTGTGATTCCTCTTTGTAAAACGGAAACACactgacatttattattattattattattattattattattattattattattattatatattattattattattattaaaatatattgctatgtaaaaatataaaacaaagactttcaagcacctgaacggtgttcctcatcagtgtaacgttaaaatgtaaaaatttttaacaatttgttttcacgagactgcgAATTtcttaaccattattattattattattattattattattattattattattattattattattattattattattattattattattattattattattattattattgttaatagttagaagataaaccctattcatgcggaacaagcccaccaaaggggcctctGACTttaagaaattcaagcttccaaagaatattatagtgttcattcgaaagaagtaaccgaaggtaatgggaaacagaaagaagggattagttattagaaaagaagtaaattaacatattaataaataaacagatggaaATATAATTAAACAATTAGGATAGCtggtgcatatatatgtatacgtatatatattaactattcaTTGACTAATTGTTTACAACATGACTGGCGAAATTcgcccccccctaaaaaaagtaACTATTTCCAGTTGATAAActacaaaaaacaacaataacacagAAAACagcaaataatcaaataataatcacCCCTGTATGATTAAAAAAGTAACTAACCTCTGCTTCATCAATCTTTTCTTTGATGGTCTCTTCAGAGGTCTGGGCAACTTTCTTGACAGAAGCCACTTGGGCCAAATCACCAGAGCTGACATTCAGTTGACCAACTTcttcaaattcttttccttctAGAACTAAGCCGTCTAGTAAACTAGCCGACTGCTCTAGTTCAAAAGCGTGCGTGTGGTCAGCATTTCCATCGTCGATCTGCAGCATAATTTGTTGCATCGCCTGCACAACAGCAGTTGTTTCGTTTCTCCATGATGCGGGTGTCTTAGGTGTTGTGGAAACTGTGGCCTGTGTCGTACTCGTGGTCATCACTGTAGGAGAGGGTGTACTTAATCTAGTTGTTCTCTCTGATGTGGTTGTTTGAGTTGTTCCAGCTGATGTGGTTGCTGCAGTTGTTTTTCCTGGTGTGGTTATTTTAGTTGATTTAGCTGATGTGGTAACTTTAGTTGTTTTTCCTGGTGTAGTTATTTTAGTTGTGTCAGCTGATGTGATAACTTTAGTTGTTTTTCCTGGTGTGGTTATTATAGTTGATTTAGCTGATGTGGTAACTTTAGTTGTTTTTCCTGGTGTAGTTATTTTAGTTGTGTCAGCTGATGTGGTAACTGTAGTTGTTTTTTCAGATATACTTTTTGTAGTTGTTTTATCTGATACGCTTTTTGTAGCCTTTTTATCTGATGTGTTTATTTTAGTTGTTTCCTCCGAATTAtttgtcttttcttctttctccatAACTTTCCATGTCGATAGTAACCATTTCAAATTAATAACGAATTGATCCTTTGGTGATGATTGAAACTGATTATTCAATCCAGTTATCAGTGAGTTTTTGACACTGGACAATAATTCCCCAAAGGTAGAATCACTCAGATTGCCAGCTGTTGCCATGTCTAAGTTTGTCAGAGCTGGAGACAGACCTTCTTGACCAGATACCTTGATCGTCTTGTCATGAAGT carries:
- the LOC135222994 gene encoding mucin-2-like isoform X1, with product MLQCRKEFLVVILASTLTVAPKSALGSVFGTLQRLREVDDALIHAEKSLDDLYNLIETVIGTTTSETTSTSLEPTESSRETSSSLLTSTATPSSFSTSGTSTKGPTTHLSETTSTSSEPTESSQETISSSLTVTDTPSFSTIEPSTNRPSALPPTILPTSNSSTSPHSVSIKRTSAGVSSSTPAQNTLLNELPIDTNSLLPMASFIREILRTKKYARNEALVSISSLYRLSPGSFLKTTLRNLVHPLLVGSENSASGFSISGNEKSFQRMKELLHDKTIKVSGQEGLSPALTNLDMATAGNLSDSTFGELLSSVKNSLITGLNNQFQSSPKDQFVINLKWLLSTWKVMEKEEKTNNSEETTKINTSDKKATKSVSDKTTTKSISEKTTTVTTSADTTKITTPGKTTKVTTSAKSTIITTPGKTTKVITSADTTKITTPGKTTKVTTSAKSTKITTPGKTTAATTSAGTTQTTTSERTTRLSTPSPTVMTTSTTQATVSTTPKTPASWRNETTAVVQAMQQIMLQIDDGNADHTHAFELEQSASLLDGLVLEGKEFEEVGQLNVSSGDLAQVASVKKVAQTSEETIKEKIDEAEKDEQELVVTIVMLSLLFVAVLVALIIAFIRPWSSRFKIPKSNGRSRRSANPTGDPEQFENTRYQDNAQAMSLGEVHTRSE
- the LOC135222994 gene encoding mucin-2-like isoform X2, encoding MLQCRKEFLVVILASTLTVAPKSALGSVFGTLQRLREVDDALIHAEKSLDDLYNLIETVIGTTTSETTSTSLEPTESSRETSSSLLTSTATPSSFSTSGTSTKGPTTHLSETTSTSSEPTESSQETISSSLTVTDTPSFSTIEPSTNRPSALPPTILPTSNSSTSPHSVSIKRTSAGVSSSTPAQNTLLNELPIDTNSLLPMASFIREILRTKKYARNEALVSISSLYRLSPGSFLKTTLRNLVHPLLVGSENSASGFSISGNEKSFQRMKELLHDKTIKVSGQEGLSPALTNLDMATAGNLSDSTFGELLSSVKNSLITGLNNQFQSSPKDQFVINLKWLLSTWKVMEKEEKTNNSEETTKINTSDKKATKSVSDKTTTKSISEKTTTVTTSADTTKITTPGKTTKVTTSAKSTIITTPGKTTKVITSADTTKITTPGKTTKVTTSAKSTKITTPGKTTAATTSAGTTQTTTSERTTRLSTPSPTVMTTSTTQATVSTTPKTPASWRNETTAVVQAMQQIMLQIDDGNADHTHAFELEQSASLLDGLVLEGKEFEEVGQLNVSSGDLAQVASVKKVAQTSEETIKEKIDEAEVKTLCQPYG